In the Xiamenia xianingshaonis genome, one interval contains:
- the clpX gene encoding ATP-dependent Clp protease ATP-binding subunit ClpX has product MYDKHNEGNEGYDDQSPEEIVCAFCGKGPSEVMAMVHGPEGIGICDSCLSVCVDAMMKDVGLNVASYAANGGTAKDPRTGRHAAAPQEQEGEPRPEFVLENLPTPRELYEKLSEHVVGQENAKKALAVAVHNHYKRINLGQEADEDDVELAKSNIMLLGPTGSGKTLLAQTLARTLQVPFAIADATTLTEAGYVGEDVENILLKLITAADFDIPRAEIGIVYIDEIDKVARKAENLSITRDVSGEGVQQALLKIVEGTEASVPPQGGRKHPQQELIHIDTTNILFILGGAFVGLADIVAQRVGASGLGFNVDLPASKKHSEAELLSKVLPEDLNKYGMIPEFVGRIPVVTSLSELSEEDLVRILVEPKNALVKQYKRMFEFEQSKLEFEDDALVAIAHEAVEHGTGARGLRSICERVLQDVMYELPEYGADTAVAVRASDVQGETKPEIVRVA; this is encoded by the coding sequence ATGTACGACAAGCATAATGAAGGTAATGAAGGGTACGACGACCAGTCTCCCGAAGAAATCGTGTGTGCTTTCTGCGGCAAAGGCCCCAGCGAGGTCATGGCGATGGTGCATGGCCCCGAAGGCATCGGCATCTGCGACTCGTGCCTTTCGGTGTGCGTTGACGCCATGATGAAGGACGTGGGCCTCAATGTCGCGAGCTATGCTGCCAACGGCGGGACGGCGAAGGATCCGCGCACGGGCCGCCATGCCGCAGCGCCGCAAGAGCAAGAAGGCGAACCGCGCCCCGAATTCGTGCTGGAAAACCTTCCCACTCCCCGCGAGCTGTACGAGAAGCTCTCCGAGCACGTCGTGGGCCAGGAAAACGCGAAGAAGGCGCTGGCCGTGGCCGTGCACAACCATTACAAGCGCATCAACCTGGGCCAGGAAGCCGACGAGGACGACGTGGAGCTGGCGAAGAGCAATATCATGCTGCTGGGCCCCACCGGCTCGGGTAAGACGCTTCTGGCCCAGACGCTCGCCCGCACGCTGCAGGTGCCTTTCGCCATCGCCGACGCCACGACGCTCACCGAGGCGGGCTATGTGGGCGAAGACGTCGAAAACATCCTGCTCAAGCTCATCACGGCGGCGGATTTCGACATTCCGCGCGCCGAGATCGGCATCGTCTACATCGACGAGATCGACAAGGTCGCCCGCAAGGCCGAAAACCTGTCCATCACGCGCGACGTGTCGGGCGAAGGCGTGCAGCAGGCGCTGCTGAAGATCGTCGAAGGCACCGAAGCATCCGTGCCGCCGCAGGGCGGTCGCAAGCATCCCCAGCAAGAGCTCATCCACATCGACACCACGAACATCCTGTTCATCCTCGGCGGCGCGTTCGTGGGTCTGGCCGACATCGTGGCGCAGCGCGTCGGCGCGAGCGGCCTGGGCTTCAATGTGGATTTGCCGGCGTCGAAGAAGCATTCCGAAGCCGAGCTTTTGTCCAAGGTGTTGCCTGAAGACCTCAACAAGTACGGCATGATCCCGGAATTCGTCGGGCGCATTCCAGTCGTCACGTCGCTGTCGGAGCTTTCCGAGGAAGACCTCGTGCGCATCCTCGTGGAGCCGAAGAACGCGCTCGTCAAGCAATACAAACGTATGTTCGAATTTGAGCAGTCGAAGCTGGAATTTGAAGATGATGCGCTCGTCGCCATCGCGCACGAGGCCGTCGAGCACGGCACGGGCGCGCGCGGCCTGCGCTCCATTTGCGAGCGCGTGCTGCAAGACGTGATGTACGAGCTGCCGGAATACGGCGCCGACACTGCCGTTGCAGTGCGGGCGTCCGACGTGCAAGGCGAGACGAAGCCCGAAATCGTCCGCGTCGCCTAA
- a CDS encoding valine--tRNA ligase, translating into MAEKIDYDFQAHERPLFDAWMEAGYFQRTEGFGPLADNPYTIVIPPPNITGVLHMGHALNDTIQDTCIRRARMQGRPTRWILGTDHAGISTQTKVDKKLADQGISRLEIGREAFVEQCYEWYREYGTTIVNQIKGMGCSCDYSDEHFTLEPAYVKAVRKLFVDWYHNDLIYRGKRIVNWCPSCTTAIADDEAEYVDEAGHLWYLRYPLTEPVDGIEYLTVATTRPETMLGDTGVAVNPKDERFGKLVGKTVKLPLVDREIPIFADWHVDVEFGTGCVKVTPSHDPNDWAMGERAGLERINIFDETAHVVEGYGAFSGMDRDEAREAVVAAFDELGLLDHVEDHDHSVMTCYRCHTKLEPWESEQWFVAVDGLKKDAARVVEDGTIQFHPERWRQVYLDWLANLKDWCISRQLWWGHRIPMFYCDECGWEDASVEDVETCPKCGAAVRQDEDVLDTWFSSQLWPFATMGWTEEGMGAPEIKRCYPTQVLSTARDIMGLWVARMVMASMYCCDGIPFEHVIIHPTVMAADGKPMSKSRGNGVDPLRLMQDYGADGMRFGLLMQVTGTQDLKFNEAKLESSRNFANKIRNAARFVMMNLDGYDGGAPDPQNPVDRWIFSRLANLVAAVDEAYADFEFGDITRDLYSFFWNEFCDWYIELSKARLNGEPEERAQCQRNLVFVLDQALRLLHPIMPFVTEEIYQELPVEKDAPMLIGAAWPDAKALAAYIDADAERAVSMVCEVVSAVRATRARYGISPRTELSVVVKVEGGDAALLQAQAGLIERMGNTSELAIGADVEKPGESSVTLSAGLEVYVVLSGLVDFDAERIRLKKECEKLEKDAAKFEKKLSNPGFLAKAAPEIIEKDTAKLAEVRDNLERVKAQLAELG; encoded by the coding sequence ATGGCAGAGAAGATCGACTACGACTTTCAGGCCCACGAGCGCCCGCTGTTCGATGCGTGGATGGAAGCCGGCTACTTCCAGCGCACCGAAGGCTTCGGGCCGCTCGCTGACAATCCCTACACCATCGTCATCCCGCCGCCGAACATCACCGGCGTGCTGCACATGGGACATGCGCTGAACGACACCATCCAAGACACCTGCATCCGTCGCGCGCGCATGCAGGGCCGCCCCACCCGCTGGATCCTCGGCACGGACCACGCCGGCATCTCCACGCAGACCAAGGTGGACAAAAAGCTTGCCGACCAGGGCATCAGCCGCCTGGAAATCGGGCGCGAGGCGTTCGTGGAGCAGTGCTACGAGTGGTACCGCGAATACGGCACCACCATCGTGAACCAGATCAAGGGCATGGGCTGCTCGTGCGACTATTCCGACGAGCACTTCACGCTCGAGCCGGCCTACGTGAAGGCGGTGCGGAAGCTCTTCGTTGATTGGTACCACAATGATCTCATTTATCGCGGCAAGCGCATCGTCAACTGGTGCCCCAGCTGCACGACGGCCATCGCCGACGACGAGGCCGAATACGTCGACGAGGCGGGCCATTTGTGGTACCTGCGCTATCCGCTGACGGAGCCGGTCGATGGCATCGAGTATTTGACGGTGGCCACCACGCGTCCCGAAACGATGCTCGGCGACACTGGCGTGGCGGTGAACCCGAAAGACGAGCGCTTCGGGAAGCTTGTCGGCAAGACCGTCAAGCTGCCGCTCGTGGACCGCGAGATCCCCATCTTCGCCGACTGGCATGTCGATGTCGAATTCGGCACGGGCTGCGTGAAGGTGACGCCTTCGCACGACCCGAACGACTGGGCCATGGGCGAGCGCGCCGGCCTTGAGCGCATCAACATCTTCGACGAGACGGCGCACGTGGTGGAAGGCTACGGGGCGTTCTCGGGCATGGACCGCGACGAGGCCCGCGAGGCCGTCGTGGCCGCCTTCGACGAGCTGGGCCTGCTCGACCACGTCGAGGACCATGACCATTCGGTCATGACGTGCTATCGCTGCCACACGAAGCTTGAGCCGTGGGAGTCCGAGCAGTGGTTCGTCGCCGTCGACGGCCTGAAGAAGGACGCCGCCCGCGTCGTGGAGGACGGCACCATCCAGTTCCATCCCGAGCGGTGGCGCCAGGTCTACCTTGACTGGCTCGCCAACCTGAAGGACTGGTGCATCTCGCGCCAGCTGTGGTGGGGCCATCGCATCCCCATGTTCTACTGCGACGAATGCGGCTGGGAAGACGCGAGCGTCGAAGACGTGGAGACGTGCCCGAAGTGCGGCGCCGCCGTGCGTCAAGACGAGGACGTGCTGGACACGTGGTTCTCGTCGCAGCTGTGGCCGTTTGCGACGATGGGCTGGACCGAAGAGGGCATGGGCGCGCCCGAGATCAAGCGCTGCTATCCCACGCAGGTGCTTTCCACCGCCCGCGACATCATGGGGCTGTGGGTCGCCCGCATGGTCATGGCGTCGATGTATTGCTGCGACGGCATTCCGTTCGAGCACGTCATCATCCATCCCACCGTCATGGCGGCCGACGGCAAGCCGATGTCGAAGAGCCGCGGCAACGGCGTGGATCCTTTGCGCCTCATGCAGGACTACGGCGCCGATGGCATGCGTTTCGGCCTGTTGATGCAGGTCACTGGCACGCAAGACCTCAAGTTCAACGAAGCGAAGCTGGAAAGCAGCCGCAACTTTGCGAATAAGATCAGAAACGCCGCCCGCTTCGTCATGATGAACTTGGACGGCTATGACGGGGGAGCGCCCGACCCGCAGAATCCGGTCGACCGCTGGATCTTCTCGCGACTGGCGAACCTCGTGGCTGCCGTGGACGAGGCGTACGCCGATTTCGAGTTCGGCGACATCACGCGCGATTTGTACAGCTTCTTCTGGAACGAGTTCTGTGACTGGTACATCGAGCTGTCGAAGGCCCGTTTGAACGGCGAGCCGGAAGAGCGCGCCCAGTGCCAGCGCAACCTGGTGTTCGTGCTCGACCAGGCGCTGCGGCTTTTGCATCCCATCATGCCGTTCGTGACCGAAGAAATCTACCAGGAGCTGCCCGTCGAAAAGGACGCGCCCATGCTCATCGGCGCCGCATGGCCCGATGCCAAGGCGCTGGCCGCCTATATCGACGCCGACGCCGAGCGGGCCGTCTCCATGGTGTGCGAGGTCGTTTCCGCCGTCCGCGCCACGCGCGCCCGCTACGGCATCTCGCCGCGCACCGAGCTGTCGGTGGTCGTGAAGGTCGAAGGCGGCGACGCGGCGCTGCTGCAGGCGCAGGCCGGCCTCATCGAGCGCATGGGCAACACGTCCGAGCTCGCCATCGGCGCCGACGTTGAAAAGCCGGGCGAGTCGAGCGTGACGCTGTCCGCTGGCCTGGAGGTGTACGTGGTGCTGTCGGGCCTGGTAGACTTCGACGCCGAACGCATCCGCCTGAAGAAGGAATGCGAGAAGCTGGAAAAGGACGCCGCGAAGTTCGAAAAGAAGCTGTCTAATCCCGGCTTTTTGGCAAAGGCCGCGCCCGAGATCATTGAGAAGGACACGGCAAAGCTCGCCGAAGTGCGCGACAACCTGGAGCGTGTGAAAGCGCAGCTGGCCGAGCTGGGGTAG
- a CDS encoding Ni/Fe hydrogenase subunit alpha, with amino-acid sequence MTKTAISVDHVARIEGHGNIRLVIEDGEVKTVEMNVVESARLFESMVRGRPFEDGPYVASRICGICSASHAVTDILAIENAFGVSVTDRTNALRELLVYGSYLQNHATHLFVFAAPDFMDMDSVFPLAEQSPELFNKALGLKALGNKLCTKVGGRSVHPITAVVGGFTSEISRDDYLALADELEAALPFALETVDLFRSLPVPDVQTDGDFIAMVQDGYYPVCTSRKARFVRDGIDFEATDVKRVIEEYGVSHSAALLARVRETGRPFMTSALARLNASWDNLTKTAKVASAKAGLRPPEFNPYANNVAQAVELVDVLERTSALCRRLADPDGFAGSSTPVAFAPRAGRGVGFTEAPRGTLFHELEFDSAGFITHASIITPTALNVANLEADMRLLAETLVAEDVDADTIRADVEKLVRAYDPCLSCSVH; translated from the coding sequence ATGACCAAGACCGCTATTTCCGTCGACCACGTGGCCCGCATCGAAGGCCACGGCAACATCCGCCTCGTCATCGAAGACGGCGAGGTGAAGACCGTTGAGATGAACGTCGTCGAGTCGGCCCGCCTGTTCGAGTCCATGGTGCGCGGGCGGCCGTTCGAGGACGGACCCTACGTCGCCTCGCGCATCTGCGGCATCTGCTCGGCAAGCCACGCCGTCACCGACATCCTCGCCATCGAGAACGCGTTCGGCGTGTCGGTGACCGACCGCACGAACGCCCTGCGCGAGCTGCTGGTGTACGGCTCTTACCTGCAAAACCATGCGACGCACCTGTTCGTGTTCGCCGCGCCCGACTTCATGGACATGGACAGCGTGTTTCCGCTGGCAGAACAAAGCCCCGAGCTGTTCAACAAGGCGCTCGGCCTCAAGGCGCTCGGCAACAAGCTGTGCACGAAGGTGGGCGGGCGCAGCGTGCATCCCATCACTGCCGTCGTGGGCGGGTTCACGTCCGAAATCTCACGCGACGACTACCTGGCCTTGGCCGACGAGCTGGAAGCGGCGCTGCCGTTTGCGCTGGAGACGGTCGACCTGTTCCGGTCGCTTCCCGTGCCCGACGTGCAGACCGACGGCGATTTCATTGCCATGGTGCAGGACGGGTACTACCCGGTGTGCACGTCGCGCAAGGCGCGGTTTGTGCGCGACGGCATCGACTTTGAAGCGACCGACGTCAAGCGGGTCATCGAAGAATACGGCGTGTCGCATTCGGCGGCGCTGCTTGCGCGGGTGCGCGAAACCGGGCGTCCGTTCATGACGAGCGCGCTCGCCCGCCTGAATGCCTCGTGGGACAACCTGACGAAAACCGCGAAGGTGGCAAGCGCCAAGGCGGGACTGCGCCCGCCCGAGTTCAACCCGTACGCCAACAACGTTGCGCAGGCGGTCGAGCTGGTCGATGTGCTGGAGCGCACCAGTGCACTGTGCCGCCGCCTGGCCGATCCGGACGGTTTTGCCGGGTCGAGCACGCCGGTGGCCTTTGCGCCTCGCGCCGGACGGGGCGTCGGGTTCACCGAGGCGCCGCGCGGCACCTTGTTCCACGAGCTGGAGTTCGACAGCGCCGGGTTCATCACGCACGCGTCCATCATCACGCCGACGGCGCTCAACGTGGCGAACCTTGAAGCCGACATGCGCCTGTTGGCAGAAACCCTCGTCGCTGAAGACGTCGATGCCGACACGATCCGCGCCGACGTCGAAAAGCTCGTCCGGGCCTACGACCCCTGCCTCAGCTGCTCGGTGCACTAG
- a CDS encoding NADH-quinone oxidoreductase subunit B family protein produces the protein MSNEGATARENVPTVIVVGLASCFGCQLQITNIESHLLDVLGQIDLGYWQLTSDGHMPEHFDVAVIEGAVTTEQAERQLRRIRETADVVIAIGACAVTGGIPGMAADGFFERPSQVYGKVPAACGSMVTPRPVSSVIDVDFEVRCCPIDPLDFVATLQRALYGSNRLPQTKTLCGECKRNETGCFYENGTLCLGLVTRAGCGARCVNLGRVCMGCAGLSADANLDAARAACAARGIDPAAFDKRLTIFNQTNPALQPAD, from the coding sequence ATGAGCAACGAGGGCGCAACTGCGCGCGAAAACGTCCCCACGGTCATCGTCGTGGGCCTGGCCAGCTGCTTTGGCTGCCAACTGCAAATTACCAACATTGAATCGCACCTGCTGGACGTGCTCGGACAGATCGACCTGGGCTACTGGCAGCTGACGAGCGACGGACACATGCCCGAACACTTCGACGTGGCGGTCATCGAAGGCGCCGTCACCACCGAACAGGCCGAACGACAGCTGCGCCGCATCCGCGAGACCGCCGACGTCGTCATCGCCATCGGGGCGTGCGCCGTCACCGGCGGTATTCCCGGCATGGCGGCCGACGGCTTTTTCGAACGCCCGAGCCAGGTGTACGGCAAGGTGCCCGCCGCCTGCGGGTCCATGGTGACGCCGCGGCCCGTGAGCAGCGTCATCGACGTGGATTTCGAGGTGCGCTGCTGCCCCATCGATCCGCTCGACTTCGTGGCTACGCTGCAGCGCGCGCTGTACGGATCGAACCGCCTGCCCCAGACCAAGACGCTCTGCGGCGAATGCAAGCGCAACGAGACCGGCTGCTTCTACGAAAACGGCACGCTGTGCCTGGGCCTGGTCACCCGAGCCGGCTGCGGCGCCCGCTGCGTGAACCTGGGCCGCGTCTGCATGGGATGCGCCGGCCTTTCCGCCGACGCGAACCTGGATGCCGCCCGAGCCGCCTGCGCGGCGCGCGGCATCGACCCCGCCGCCTTCGACAAGCGCCTGACCATCTTCAACCAGACCAATCCGGCCCTGCAACCCGCTGACTAA
- a CDS encoding FAD/NAD(P)-binding protein has translation MPDCKDARNVVVRPLGDEPYQMTGAELVAANPYRPWPARITSITDLTATEKLFEFRFIDERIRDAFHHEPGQFVELSIFGIGEAPISISSSPSKRGFIELCVRRAGRFTERLHQMQCGDIVGVRGPYGRGFPFEQMRGHDILLVAGGLGIAPLRSLINNIHDERSDFGKVTIIYGSKTPAEVMFRDQFEMWRHRKDFDLYLTVDHPDDSWDGEVGLVTKPFEHLELDARHTYGAVCGPPVMYRFVIDEMRKKGIEYDHIYCSFERHMKCGMGKCGHCQIGHQYVCIDGPVFNYWEAKNIQGSM, from the coding sequence ATGCCCGATTGCAAAGACGCACGCAACGTCGTCGTCCGCCCGCTCGGCGACGAACCCTACCAGATGACCGGCGCCGAACTGGTGGCTGCGAACCCCTATCGCCCCTGGCCGGCGCGCATCACGTCCATCACCGATCTGACCGCCACCGAAAAGCTCTTCGAGTTCCGCTTCATCGACGAGCGCATCCGCGACGCGTTCCACCACGAGCCGGGACAGTTCGTCGAGCTTTCCATCTTCGGCATCGGCGAGGCGCCCATCTCCATTTCAAGCTCGCCTTCCAAGCGCGGCTTCATCGAGCTGTGCGTGCGCCGCGCGGGCCGCTTCACCGAACGGCTGCACCAGATGCAGTGCGGCGACATCGTGGGAGTTCGCGGGCCGTACGGACGGGGCTTTCCCTTCGAGCAGATGCGCGGACACGACATCCTGCTCGTGGCGGGCGGCCTGGGCATCGCGCCCTTGCGCTCGCTCATCAACAACATCCACGACGAGCGCTCTGATTTCGGCAAGGTCACTATTATCTACGGGTCGAAGACGCCCGCCGAAGTGATGTTCCGCGACCAGTTCGAAATGTGGCGCCACCGCAAAGACTTCGACCTGTACCTGACCGTCGACCATCCGGACGACTCGTGGGACGGCGAAGTGGGCCTGGTCACCAAGCCCTTCGAACACCTGGAGCTTGACGCGCGGCACACGTACGGCGCCGTGTGCGGGCCGCCGGTGATGTATCGGTTCGTCATCGACGAGATGCGCAAGAAGGGCATCGAGTACGACCACATCTACTGCAGCTTCGAGCGGCACATGAAGTGCGGCATGGGCAAATGCGGCCACTGCCAGATCGGGCACCAGTACGTGTGCATCGACGGCCCGGTCTTCAATTATTGGGAAGCCAAGAACATCCAAGGCTCGATGTAG
- a CDS encoding 4Fe-4S dicluster domain-containing protein gives MLYRVIDAQDLPGLVAAFMERHEVVAPVRRGSKHVFDVISSPDEIDLDYTTTVASPKKYLLPPRETLMAYNAETNRIREYEAEITPRVIFGAHPCDINAINRLDQVFLESPYADPYYAARRKATLVVGLSCMPDDTCFCHLWDSDEARFGYDLFLQSLGDRYLVSISSVEAANILEASCDVREATDADRIDFRHATRRRQDAFNQDIPDIQEVAMLMDAFHSDPYWAELGGRCLSCTACSAVCPTCYCFDIEDVLAPDGKTGVRDRIWDSCTAPQFAEVAGGHNFRPDGRNRVRHRMYHKLNGFLAAHDRMLCVGCGRCVTACKANINPIEVLNFFKAKGSDDALDAEGDPAGTQAKEA, from the coding sequence ATGCTCTACCGAGTCATTGATGCGCAAGACCTTCCGGGCCTCGTGGCCGCTTTCATGGAGCGTCACGAAGTGGTGGCCCCCGTCCGCCGAGGATCGAAGCACGTTTTCGACGTGATTTCCTCGCCAGACGAAATCGACCTGGACTACACGACCACGGTGGCGTCTCCGAAGAAATACCTTTTGCCGCCGCGCGAGACCTTGATGGCCTACAACGCGGAAACGAACCGCATCCGCGAATACGAGGCCGAGATAACGCCGCGCGTCATCTTCGGGGCCCATCCCTGTGACATCAACGCCATCAACCGTCTTGACCAGGTGTTTTTAGAAAGCCCGTATGCCGACCCCTACTATGCGGCCCGACGCAAGGCAACGCTTGTCGTCGGCCTGTCGTGCATGCCTGACGACACGTGCTTCTGCCACCTGTGGGACTCCGACGAGGCCCGCTTCGGCTACGACCTGTTTTTGCAGTCGCTCGGCGACCGCTACCTCGTGAGCATCTCCAGCGTGGAGGCGGCGAACATCCTGGAAGCCTCGTGCGACGTGCGCGAGGCCACCGATGCCGACCGCATCGACTTCCGCCATGCCACGCGCCGTCGCCAGGACGCGTTCAACCAGGACATTCCCGACATCCAGGAAGTCGCCATGCTCATGGACGCTTTCCATTCCGACCCGTACTGGGCCGAGCTCGGCGGCCGGTGCCTGTCGTGCACCGCCTGCTCGGCCGTGTGCCCCACCTGCTACTGCTTCGACATCGAAGACGTGCTCGCCCCCGACGGCAAGACCGGCGTGCGCGACCGCATTTGGGACTCCTGCACCGCGCCGCAGTTCGCCGAGGTCGCCGGCGGCCACAACTTCCGCCCCGACGGGCGCAACCGCGTGCGGCACCGGATGTATCACAAGCTCAACGGCTTTCTGGCCGCCCACGACCGCATGTTGTGCGTCGGGTGCGGACGCTGCGTCACGGCGTGCAAGGCCAACATCAACCCCATCGAGGTCCTGAACTTCTTCAAGGCGAAAGGCTCCGACGACGCGCTTGACGCCGAAGGGGATCCGGCAGGCACGCAAGCGAAGGAGGCGTAA
- the ndk gene encoding nucleoside-diphosphate kinase: MAIQKTYSMIKPDGVRNGHIGEIVNRFERAGLVIERMELGMVTPEQAKQNYAEHEGKPFYDGLIAYITSGPVVKMVVSGEGAVAKCRSLMGATNPAEAAPGTIRGDFGLIMDENVIHGSDSPESAEREIAIFFN; encoded by the coding sequence ATGGCAATCCAGAAAACCTATAGCATGATCAAGCCGGACGGCGTGCGCAACGGCCACATCGGCGAAATCGTCAACCGCTTCGAGCGCGCCGGCCTCGTCATCGAGCGCATGGAGCTCGGCATGGTCACCCCCGAGCAGGCCAAGCAGAACTACGCCGAGCACGAGGGCAAGCCGTTCTACGACGGCCTCATCGCCTACATCACGTCCGGTCCGGTCGTGAAGATGGTCGTGTCCGGCGAAGGCGCCGTGGCGAAGTGCCGCTCTCTCATGGGCGCCACTAATCCGGCCGAGGCGGCCCCTGGCACGATTCGTGGCGATTTTGGGCTCATCATGGACGAAAATGTCATTCATGGCTCCGACTCTCCTGAGTCGGCGGAACGCGAGATCGCCATTTTCTTCAACTAA
- a CDS encoding tetratricopeptide repeat protein: MNNQLFQQARAAYSHKAYEQALAGFTRCLQDAESPLAPGEMGQLYHQIGNCLIKLSNPAEAIQAYTQATADTAYDAFGAVNYNLGMAYASLHDYEDAALHFEVAVSDQRYATPYKAFLAMGNALLKLGKSAEAGVAFREAALDESNPDPTKALLNLGVCFMALDRPADAVSSYESALQFVQDKATRNRLQANLGQAFVACGQMQKAITAFEAALADKSYFLSDSASVDYQRAIGAVSQGSAQITQVISPVRNQGAANADMSGFDVSSEGTPVYPDHDAYYYQDAYETATGIQPVEEDNPFFTATDEEIEQWSKGKVKADRKRRNVGLKALAVVILLVLAACAACVALYVQGWGYPSQQTVIDELFADPKAAVSTVFASEVNEDVATSMAEPIVQDDEPTIDGMEASMSDTTAYVTATTPEGGTVQYRIMLVRDFIGWKVSSVELYFPSQNQD; this comes from the coding sequence ATGAACAACCAGTTATTCCAGCAAGCACGCGCAGCCTACAGCCATAAAGCCTACGAACAGGCTTTGGCCGGGTTCACCCGCTGCCTCCAGGACGCGGAAAGCCCGCTTGCGCCCGGCGAGATGGGCCAGCTGTACCATCAAATAGGCAATTGCCTCATCAAGCTGAGCAATCCCGCCGAAGCCATCCAGGCGTACACCCAGGCCACGGCCGACACGGCCTATGACGCGTTCGGCGCGGTCAACTACAACCTGGGCATGGCCTACGCCTCGCTGCACGACTACGAAGACGCCGCGCTGCACTTCGAGGTGGCCGTGTCCGACCAGCGCTATGCCACGCCGTACAAGGCGTTTCTGGCCATGGGCAACGCGCTGCTGAAGCTGGGCAAGTCGGCCGAAGCCGGCGTGGCGTTTCGCGAAGCGGCCTTGGACGAGTCGAACCCCGACCCCACCAAGGCGCTTTTGAACCTGGGCGTGTGCTTCATGGCGCTCGACCGTCCGGCCGACGCGGTGTCGTCCTACGAAAGCGCCCTGCAGTTCGTGCAGGACAAGGCCACGCGCAACCGCCTGCAAGCCAACCTCGGCCAGGCCTTCGTCGCCTGCGGGCAGATGCAAAAGGCCATCACGGCCTTCGAGGCGGCGCTTGCGGACAAGTCGTACTTCCTGTCGGACTCCGCCAGCGTCGACTACCAGCGGGCCATCGGCGCCGTGTCGCAGGGCTCCGCGCAAATCACCCAGGTCATCTCCCCGGTGCGCAACCAGGGCGCCGCAAACGCCGACATGTCGGGCTTCGACGTGAGCAGCGAAGGCACGCCGGTCTATCCCGACCACGACGCCTACTATTACCAGGACGCCTACGAAACGGCCACGGGCATCCAGCCGGTCGAGGAAGACAACCCGTTCTTCACCGCCACCGACGAAGAGATCGAGCAGTGGTCCAAAGGCAAGGTGAAGGCCGACCGCAAGCGGCGCAACGTCGGGCTGAAGGCGCTCGCCGTCGTCATCCTGCTCGTCCTGGCCGCCTGCGCCGCCTGCGTGGCGCTCTACGTGCAGGGCTGGGGCTATCCGTCCCAGCAGACCGTCATCGACGAGCTGTTCGCCGACCCGAAGGCGGCCGTCTCGACCGTGTTCGCCAGCGAGGTGAACGAGGACGTGGCGACGTCGATGGCCGAGCCCATCGTGCAGGACGACGAGCCGACGATCGACGGCATGGAAGCGTCCATGAGCGACACGACCGCCTACGTCACCGCCACCACGCCTGAAGGCGGCACGGTGCAATACAGAATCATGCTGGTCCGCGACTTCATCGGCTGGAAGGTGTCGAGCGTCGAGCTGTACTTCCCCAGCCAGAACCAAGACTAG
- a CDS encoding peptidylprolyl isomerase, whose amino-acid sequence MALYTPAYQPTGEEVAVIKTSKGDITVQLAGKDAPIHVGNFVELAQKGFYDNLKFHRYVPGFVIQGGCPNTRDLTPEEVVHQAASPFGGLGTGNPGYSIKEEFTTNPNNSHEDGALAMARSQNPDSAGSQFYLCLGPQHGLDSGYTVFGQTIEGLDVIATLRVGDVIEGIEIKNAAE is encoded by the coding sequence ATGGCTTTGTATACGCCTGCATACCAGCCCACCGGAGAAGAAGTCGCCGTCATCAAAACCTCGAAGGGCGACATCACCGTGCAGCTCGCCGGCAAAGACGCCCCCATCCACGTGGGCAACTTCGTCGAGCTCGCCCAGAAGGGCTTCTACGACAACCTGAAGTTCCACCGCTACGTGCCGGGCTTCGTCATCCAAGGCGGCTGCCCCAACACCCGCGACCTCACCCCTGAAGAGGTCGTCCACCAGGCCGCCAGCCCCTTCGGCGGCTTGGGCACGGGCAACCCCGGCTATTCCATCAAGGAAGAGTTCACCACGAACCCGAACAACTCCCATGAAGACGGCGCGCTGGCCATGGCCCGTTCGCAAAACCCCGACTCGGCCGGCTCGCAGTTCTACCTGTGCCTCGGCCCGCAGCACGGCCTCGATTCCGGCTACACGGTCTTCGGCCAGACCATCGAAGGTTTGGACGTCATCGCGACTCTGCGCGTGGGCGACGTGATCGAAGGCATTGAAATCAAAAACGCCGCCGAATAG